CCCCCGTTACGAAATTTCCCGACATGACCGAGTACGTTATCATCGGGGATGGGATCTCCGGCAGTTCGGCCGCGGAGACACTCCGGGAGGAGGACCCGGAGTCGTCGATCACCGTCATCACCGATGAGGGCGAACCGCTGTACAATCGCATCCTGATCAAAGAACACGCCAAAGGCAAACTGCCCGAGGCCCCGATCTCGATCCACGACGAGGACTGGTACGACGAGCGTAACATCGACCTCTCGCTCAACACGCACGTGACGACGATCGACACCGACGAGAAGGTCGTCCGCACCCACGAGAAAGACGACGTCCCCTACGACAAACTGCTGATCGCGACGGGCGGAACGCCCACGCAGTTGCCGGTCGAAAACAGCGACGCCGAGGGCGTCCACCACTTCTGGACGTTCCAGGACGCCCGGAAAATCCGCGAGAGCGCCGAAGCCGCCGACGACGCGGTCATCGTCGGCGCCGGATTGTTGGGCATCGACTTCGCGGCGGTCTGTGGCTCCCAGGGAGTCGACGGCAAGTTCCTGATGCGCGGGGACCGCTGGTGGCGCTACGCGCTCTCGGCCGACGGCGCCGAGATCATGCACGACGGGATGCGAAGCGTGGGCGTCGAGCCGATCTTCGACAGCGGCGTCAGCGAGTTCGAGGTCGACGACGACGGCCGCGTCGAGGCCGCCATCGGCGGCGACGGCAACCGCTACCCGTGTGACTTCGCCGGCGTCGCGATCGGTCTGACGTTCAACACCGAATTCCTCCACGACACCGACATCGAGCAGGACAACGGCATCGTCGTCGACGAGTACATGCAGACGAACCTCGAGGACGTCTACGCGGCGGGCGACCTGACGCAGTTCTACGACGTTCTCCTGGGAGAACAGGCCCAGAACGGCTCCTGGGGCTCGGCCAAAGAGCAGGGGCGAGTCGCGGGCATCAACATGGCTGCCGACAACGAGGCCGAGCCCTTCGAATGGGTTTCCTCGTATTCGATCACTCACTTCGACTTCCCGTTCCTCTCGTTTGGCCACCCCACCCTGGGCGACGAACACGCAGAACGTCGCTACTCCGACACCGAGTGGCGCCGCATCGCGTTCAAGGACGGCAAGGTCGTCGGTGGCGTCCTCATCGGCGACCTCTCCGCCCAGAGCAAGCTCAAACAACTCATGCGCCAACAGCGTATCGTCGCCGACCAGGCCGAGGTCCTCCTGGAGAAGCGGGTCGACCTGGACGAACTCGCGCCGAGCCAGGATCAATAATCGGCCGGTCATCGTCGGAGAACTCCTGTCGCGCTCATTCATCGAGACACAGTTGGTCTTGTCGAAACCCGCATACGATAACAGATTTCAGCCGTTGTGCTGAACTCACAACGCGAATGTCACACGAGGCCTGGCTCGATTTTCGAAGGTGGTGATCGGTCACTACAGGGAGAGCAAATACGACTTCACTAGTCGTCTTTCGCGTACTTCTCGTGATTCTCGTACGTCAAATCTCGATTGTCTCCTGCGCCTGACTCATCGCAACCGGTGTGAAGAATACGTGGCTCATCGTCGATTATTTCTACCCCGAGAGCGGTCTCGCCACCCACTTCAGGCCCCTCCTCGTGTGCGCACGTAAGAACCGTCCAGTCAAACGTATCAACCTTCTTCTCGAATTTGGCTGTAATTGCATATTCGTTCCCTACCTTGGCGATATCTGGAATCTCGATCCCCGTCTCTGGGGGGACGGCATACACGTTTTCGATGAGAACGTTTCGATCAGATTTTCGTTCGACGATTACTTCTACGACGATTTCTGTCTCTATGGTGTTCTCTATAAATATCGAGTCGTGCCTCGTTTCGTCGTAGGTGTACGAGTTGTCGTCAGTTGGCTGGCCACCCGAATCGTCATTTTGCTCGTTGGTATCTCCAGGAGTGTTATCATTGCCATCAGACGCTCTGGAAGTAGAAACTTCATCAAGACAGCCAGCGATGGGCAGTGAGAAGGCGATTCCAGTGCCCGCAACGAACGTGCGCCGTTTCATAATCAATTCAACATGATGTGTGAATAAATGCGTTCTGCAAGGTCAAACGCATTTTATCCCTTCTCCAAGTACACAATAGCCACCCGTGTGCAAGAATTGGCATCTCCCTGAGATAGCGAAATAAATTAGCCGTGCTGCACACGTTTCCTGTACTCGACAGGAACTTCACATCAATTTTCGACAACTTCAATAGAGCTACACAGAGCTCGGTAGGGTGTCGTGACCGCATGAACTCGATTACCCGGCACAGCGCCACCTATTCACCACGTTTGACGCGCTGTGAGGATGAGTCATCGGAGCTGACACGTCGGTGACTGCGGGTCGCGCTCGAGCAAGCCGAGCTATCGCCCCATTGCGTGAGAATATTTATAGCCGGACTCCAATACCACCACGTATGGACGACATTTTCGTTGCCAGATTGATGAGCTCGGATCTCATAACGGTCGCCCCCGACACCCTCGTCGAGGACGCCGGCCAGACGATGCTCGAGAACGGCATTAGCTCACTCGTCGTGGTCGACGACGACGGTCGCCTCGAGGGGATCCTGACGACGACCGACTTCGTCACTATCGTCGCTGAGAGCTATCCAAAAGCGGAGACGACCGTCGAGCGCTACATGACGACCGATGTCGTGACCGTTTCGCCCCAGCAGCCGATCACCGAGGTGGCGAACGTAATGCTCGAAAACGGGGTCCACCACCTGCCGGTCGTCGACCAGGACGAGGGCGTCGTCGGCATCGTCACGACGACCGACCTGGCGGGGTACCTGACGACGATGCGGGCGTCGGTGTAAAGGTCTCGGAACCGAAACTCGAGTTGCGGTAGACGCTGCGGTATTCTGAGGATCGAGGTGAAATCCGTCGCATCCGATTCGCGTGATCATTCTCCTGCCGCCGCGGCAAAGACATCGTCACGTAAAAACAGGTAGATCGCGAGGGCGATGAAAGCCGACGCTACGATGCCCGTAAGGATCCCGATCGGAAACCGCTCCATTCCTTCGAGTACCCAGAGGATACCGAGATACAGCGCAAACAACGCGCCGACGAGGTATAGCACGGGGCGCCAGTACGGCGTCGCGTAGAGGAGCGGCCCACCGAGGAAGAGGAGACCGATGACGACGAACTCCGTGATCAGTTCGTCGGGCGTGAATGGAGCGACGAGACCCAGGTACAGGTGGATCCCCGCCAGGAGAAGACCCAGGGCCAGCAACACCCAGTTAAGCGTGTCCGTTTCCGGTCTCACTCCGAATTGCATGACGTCCCTAGTACCAGAAATGGGTGGATAAATGTTCTCGCCCGGTCACCCCCGCTTTTTCCGAGAACGTCGTCGAACCCACGTTTCGTCTGGCGTCCGCGTCGACCGAGCGCACACGTCAATTCCCGGCGCACAGAGTACTCGAGAGACCGCGGCTGTGAACGGCAGTGAGACGTAGAACTCGCTCGCGGCCGTGGGGTCGTACCCGACTCGAATCCAGCAGTCGCTCGTTCGGTGACGGTCGAACAGAAAGAGCCAGTAGAGGGATTTGAACCCTCGACCTAATCCTTACGAAGGATTCGCTCTGCCAGCTGAGCTATACTGGCGCAGGTGTCTGCGTCCACTTCTACGTAGGACCGATAGCCGGCATAAGGATTGCGAATCGAGTCTGTCGCTCGAGTCGTGTTCGATCTCTTTCACCGAGTCCGGTTCGGTCACCTTTCAACGCGGCTGGTTTTGACCATCGCCTCACAGCCGCTCGAGGTGCACGTCCAGGCAGACGTTGAGTTCGTGAGGCGCGTAGGATCGAACGACGCGCCGGGTCTCGACAGTCACCTCGTACTCGGGTTCCGCTGCTGCGCGAATCGCTCGCTCTCCTGGACCGAAGGGATCGTCCTCGTGCTGGATGTCGTAGTAGTGAATTACGCAGTCGTCACCGGCGATCGTCACCGCAGACTCGAGGAATGCGTCCGCACTGTGAGGGAGATTCATCACGATCCGATCGGCCCAGCCCTCGTAGTCGGGGGCGACCTCGCGGACGTCGGCGTCGATCGCCGTCACCCGATCCACGACGCCGTTCAGATCGGCGTTCTCCTGGAGGTACTCGATCGCGATTTCGTTGACGTCGACGCCGACGCACTCGGCGCCGCGTCTTGCGAACGGGATCACGAACGGGCCGACGCCCGCGAACATGTCGAAGACGCGCTCGCCCTCGGTCGCCTGCTCGACGACCCGGTGGCGTTCGGTGGCGAGACGCGGCGAGAAGTACACCGACGCGAGGTCGAGTGCGAACTCACAGCCGTACTCCCGGTGGACGACGGTCGTGCCCTCGCCGGCAACCACGTTCCAGTCGCGCACGCGAGTCTCGCCCTTGATCTTCGAGGCCTTGTTCAGGACCGTCTCGAGGGGCAGGTCGGACGCGAGGATGGCGGCGGCGATCTCCTGGGCCCGCTGTGGGTCGTCTTCCTCCAGGAGCGCGGTGTCGCCCAGTCGTTCGTAGGAAGGCTCGAAGCCGAGGAGATCCGCGGGCATCGTCTGTGTATCGCGAGCGGGTACGTCCTGGTCGACGAGCGCGTAGTCCACCTCGAGATCCTCGAGATCCGAGAGCAGGGCGTCTACCGGGCGTCCGCTCTCGCCGTCCGTTTCGCTCTCGCCCTCGTCGTCCGCTTCGCTCGAGTACCCACCCTGGACCGCGACTGGAACGTAGAGCCAGCCGTCCTCGACGGTGATCTCGAACTCGTCGGCGATCAGGTCCGCGTCGGCAAGCCGACTCCGAACGGTCTCGCCGTGTTCGGGGCGAACGCGGACACACGGCACGTTCATATCTCCTGTCGCCACTCCGATGTCCTAACGGTGACGTTTTGTCGCTCGCGTCGGAACCGGCCCATACATGGCAGGTCGGACGGAACTCACGACGGTCGAGACGGTCCACGAATCGCGGTCGTGGCTGTTCACGGTTCGCGACCGCTACGGCGAGGCCGAGGAGGCGATCCTCGTCCCTTGCGAGGACGGCGTCGAGGGGTGGATCAACCGTTGTATGCACGAACCGCAACGACTCGACGTCGGCCGCGGCGTCGCGATGCGCGACGAGGAGATCATCTGCCCACGACACGGCTCGATGTACGACGCCTGTTCGGGGGCGTGCGATAACGGCGAAGCCGCTGGGACTCGGCTCGTCGGCGTCGACGTGACCGTCGAGGACGGCCGGGTCTTCCTGACGGATTCGATATACCGCTTCGACCACGAGGGCAACCTCCAGGACGACGGAGACGTGGACGAAAACGGGAACGGGAGCGACGAAGACGGCGACGGCGGTCCATCGTCGACCTCACATCTCTCCTTTTGAGGGAGTCAGTCGACGGTGTTCGAGGCCTATAAAGGGCGAGAAAGGCCTCGAGCGGAGTCGATATAACCAAATATCGAGAGCGCTCGAGAAGCTTGATCTCGAGAGCACTCGAACTACCTGCCCTCGAGATCAGTCGAGATACCCGAGTACGTCGCTCCCCTCGAGGTAGAC
This region of Natronosalvus halobius genomic DNA includes:
- a CDS encoding DUF7475 family protein, which produces MQFGVRPETDTLNWVLLALGLLLAGIHLYLGLVAPFTPDELITEFVVIGLLFLGGPLLYATPYWRPVLYLVGALFALYLGILWVLEGMERFPIGILTGIVASAFIALAIYLFLRDDVFAAAAGE
- a CDS encoding CBS domain-containing protein, which translates into the protein MDDIFVARLMSSDLITVAPDTLVEDAGQTMLENGISSLVVVDDDGRLEGILTTTDFVTIVAESYPKAETTVERYMTTDVVTVSPQQPITEVANVMLENGVHHLPVVDQDEGVVGIVTTTDLAGYLTTMRASV
- a CDS encoding NAD(P)/FAD-dependent oxidoreductase; protein product: MTEYVIIGDGISGSSAAETLREEDPESSITVITDEGEPLYNRILIKEHAKGKLPEAPISIHDEDWYDERNIDLSLNTHVTTIDTDEKVVRTHEKDDVPYDKLLIATGGTPTQLPVENSDAEGVHHFWTFQDARKIRESAEAADDAVIVGAGLLGIDFAAVCGSQGVDGKFLMRGDRWWRYALSADGAEIMHDGMRSVGVEPIFDSGVSEFEVDDDGRVEAAIGGDGNRYPCDFAGVAIGLTFNTEFLHDTDIEQDNGIVVDEYMQTNLEDVYAAGDLTQFYDVLLGEQAQNGSWGSAKEQGRVAGINMAADNEAEPFEWVSSYSITHFDFPFLSFGHPTLGDEHAERRYSDTEWRRIAFKDGKVVGGVLIGDLSAQSKLKQLMRQQRIVADQAEVLLEKRVDLDELAPSQDQ
- a CDS encoding class I SAM-dependent methyltransferase, which produces MNVPCVRVRPEHGETVRSRLADADLIADEFEITVEDGWLYVPVAVQGGYSSEADDEGESETDGESGRPVDALLSDLEDLEVDYALVDQDVPARDTQTMPADLLGFEPSYERLGDTALLEEDDPQRAQEIAAAILASDLPLETVLNKASKIKGETRVRDWNVVAGEGTTVVHREYGCEFALDLASVYFSPRLATERHRVVEQATEGERVFDMFAGVGPFVIPFARRGAECVGVDVNEIAIEYLQENADLNGVVDRVTAIDADVREVAPDYEGWADRIVMNLPHSADAFLESAVTIAGDDCVIHYYDIQHEDDPFGPGERAIRAAAEPEYEVTVETRRVVRSYAPHELNVCLDVHLERL
- a CDS encoding Rieske (2Fe-2S) protein encodes the protein MAGRTELTTVETVHESRSWLFTVRDRYGEAEEAILVPCEDGVEGWINRCMHEPQRLDVGRGVAMRDEEIICPRHGSMYDACSGACDNGEAAGTRLVGVDVTVEDGRVFLTDSIYRFDHEGNLQDDGDVDENGNGSDEDGDGGPSSTSHLSF